From the Petrotoga sp. 9PWA.NaAc.5.4 genome, one window contains:
- a CDS encoding ATP-dependent Clp protease ATP-binding subunit, which yields MFDNFTERAAKVFIEAQNEAKEMGHPYVGTEHILLGLLRVGGKYLDKIFEEFNLHYNSIKMEITNVVGTNSTQGIIGSPQPTPRAKRILELAYDEAELMGFSKIDAEHLLLGICREAEGIASHILKRYGINLSLMRKELAEIMMKGEPLGKGEILKTEELEERKRQKQNALKQLEEFGIDLTALAENNKLDPVIGREVEINRVMEILVRRKKNNPVLIGEAGVGKSAVVEGLAQRIANGSVPEILKSKTIFSLDITALVAGTKYRGEFEKRMKKLMQILEKTEDIILFIDELHMIVEAGAAEGSSMDAANVLKPALANGKITIIGSTTSSEYRKFIEKDPALERRFQKIYVSEPSIEETINILQGIKFKYEEHHKVKYTNSAIEAAVHLSARYITDRQLPDKAIDVIDEAGAKARLKALTLPEDLRIEAEKIENLEISNKDPEKLEKKREEMKEKYKETYVKWRNEAENKIIPISEENISEIISNWTGVPLQQLQVEEMQRLLNLEIVLHKRVVGQDEAIKSIAKAIRRARSGLKDPRRPNGVFLFLGPTGVGKTELAKTLASYLFGDDTHLVRIDMSEYMEKFSVSRLVGAPPGYVGYDEGGQLTEIVRRRPYSVILLDEIEKAHPDVYNILLQIMDEGRLTDSQGRTVDFRNAIIIMTSNLGSEQINKSKRSLGFVEENNLENEYKDIKEQVMSAVKKTFKPEFINRLDDVIVFHPLTKEQLKDIINIQLSDLKSRLEEKNLGLSVKESAMTFLLEKGYDPVFGARPLKRTIQRYIEDPLSEEILRGKYEEGDKIIITYKKNDNKLSFRKAPNRQKKVEKKVVNT from the coding sequence ATGTTTGATAATTTTACAGAAAGAGCGGCCAAAGTTTTTATAGAAGCTCAGAACGAAGCGAAGGAAATGGGACATCCATATGTAGGAACCGAGCACATTCTTTTGGGATTATTGAGAGTAGGAGGAAAGTATTTAGATAAAATATTTGAAGAATTTAATCTTCACTATAATTCCATAAAAATGGAAATTACTAATGTTGTGGGAACAAATTCTACACAAGGAATTATAGGTTCTCCTCAGCCAACTCCCAGGGCTAAAAGGATATTAGAGTTAGCGTATGATGAAGCTGAATTAATGGGCTTTAGCAAGATTGATGCGGAGCATTTGTTGTTAGGAATATGTAGAGAAGCAGAAGGAATAGCTTCTCACATATTAAAAAGGTATGGAATCAATCTTTCCTTAATGAGAAAAGAATTAGCTGAAATTATGATGAAAGGCGAGCCTTTGGGAAAAGGAGAAATATTAAAAACAGAGGAATTGGAAGAACGTAAACGACAAAAGCAAAACGCACTTAAACAATTAGAGGAATTTGGGATAGATCTTACGGCATTGGCAGAAAATAATAAATTAGATCCTGTTATAGGAAGAGAAGTAGAAATAAATAGGGTTATGGAAATTTTGGTAAGAAGGAAGAAAAATAATCCTGTTTTAATTGGTGAAGCAGGGGTAGGAAAAAGTGCGGTTGTTGAAGGTTTAGCACAGAGAATAGCCAATGGTTCTGTCCCAGAAATTTTAAAAAGTAAAACTATATTTTCCTTAGATATTACGGCTTTAGTTGCAGGAACTAAATATAGAGGCGAATTTGAAAAAAGAATGAAGAAGTTGATGCAAATATTGGAGAAAACAGAAGATATTATACTTTTTATAGATGAGTTACACATGATAGTAGAAGCTGGAGCAGCTGAAGGATCGTCAATGGATGCTGCGAATGTCTTGAAACCTGCATTAGCCAATGGGAAAATTACTATTATAGGTTCGACTACTTCAAGCGAGTATAGAAAATTTATTGAAAAAGATCCTGCGTTGGAAAGAAGGTTTCAAAAAATTTATGTATCCGAACCAAGCATAGAAGAGACAATTAATATTCTTCAAGGCATAAAATTTAAATATGAGGAACATCATAAAGTAAAATATACTAACAGTGCTATCGAAGCGGCAGTACATCTTTCAGCAAGATATATAACAGATCGTCAGTTGCCGGATAAAGCTATAGATGTTATAGATGAAGCTGGAGCTAAAGCAAGATTAAAAGCTCTTACACTTCCTGAAGACTTAAGAATAGAAGCTGAAAAGATTGAAAATTTAGAAATTAGTAATAAAGATCCTGAAAAACTTGAAAAAAAGAGAGAAGAAATGAAAGAAAAGTACAAGGAAACATATGTTAAGTGGAGAAATGAAGCAGAAAATAAAATTATTCCTATTTCAGAGGAAAATATTTCTGAAATTATCTCGAATTGGACAGGAGTACCTTTGCAACAATTACAGGTTGAAGAAATGCAGAGACTTTTGAATTTGGAAATAGTGTTACACAAAAGGGTAGTGGGACAAGATGAAGCTATAAAATCGATTGCTAAAGCAATAAGAAGAGCAAGAAGTGGCTTAAAAGATCCACGACGTCCAAATGGTGTATTCTTGTTTTTAGGGCCTACGGGAGTAGGAAAAACTGAGTTAGCAAAGACGTTGGCCAGTTATTTGTTTGGTGATGATACGCATTTGGTGAGAATAGATATGAGTGAGTATATGGAAAAGTTTAGTGTCTCAAGACTTGTTGGTGCACCTCCTGGATATGTTGGATACGATGAAGGAGGTCAATTGACAGAGATTGTAAGAAGAAGACCATACTCTGTGATCTTATTAGATGAAATTGAAAAAGCTCACCCTGATGTTTATAATATACTTTTACAAATAATGGACGAAGGAAGACTCACGGATTCCCAAGGACGAACCGTTGATTTTAGAAATGCTATTATAATAATGACCTCTAATCTAGGTTCTGAACAAATTAATAAATCTAAGAGAAGCTTAGGTTTTGTTGAAGAAAACAATTTAGAAAACGAATACAAAGATATTAAAGAACAAGTAATGTCTGCAGTTAAGAAAACTTTCAAACCTGAGTTTATAAACAGATTAGATGATGTAATTGTATTTCATCCATTAACAAAAGAACAATTGAAAGACATTATTAATATACAACTTTCTGATCTCAAGAGCAGACTGGAAGAAAAAAATCTTGGACTGTCTGTAAAAGAAAGTGCGATGACATTCTTATTAGAAAAAGGATATGATCCAGTTTTTGGGGCAAGGCCTTTAAAGAGAACTATACAACGATATATTGAAGATCCTTTATCGGAAGAAATTCTAAGAGGTAAATATGAAGAAGGAGACAAAATAATTATTACATACAAAAAGAACGATAACAAATTATCTTTTAGAAAAGCTCCAAATCGTCAAAAAAAGGTTGAAAAGAAAGTGGTTAACACTTGA